One stretch of Podospora bellae-mahoneyi strain CBS 112042 chromosome 2, whole genome shotgun sequence DNA includes these proteins:
- a CDS encoding hypothetical protein (EggNog:ENOG503Q0CB) produces the protein MMPSPPETEQECDSNDPVDILSDRDLARYIAKARQHRESDTIENNTLLLTSRYITKFYTTLSHAKDVEVAILQAQALGIRAPELKRVIKAKDGTYECIMTRIQGVTLESCWPDLSLFTTIRLAIQLRTIVQRMRRITRPTAGSLGTGICRSFWLEEFYGVPSHASAAVVGQIVNFWCGFQSYGRERKKTLAEHRESCEMVEQDARRQELVFTHHDLAPRNIIVESGTSKLWLVDWDESGFYPRYFEYAGMRNLEYPPEWGWYGEWRWKIFCWIVAGFCSYDKQAEMLRDIRQKAGRFPGGRRFNIKAGVTPSERPVDD, from the coding sequence AtgatgccatcaccaccagaaaCGGAACAAGAATGCGACTCAAACGACCCGGTGGATATCTTGTCCGACAGGGACCTGGCACGATACATCGCCAAAGCCCGCCAACATCGCGAGTCGGACACGATAGAGAATAACACACTGCTTCTCACTTCCCGATACATCACTAAGTTCTACACCACGCTATCACACGCGAAAGATGTCGAAGTAGCGATATTACAAGCCCAGGCGCTGGGCATCCGAGCCCCGGAGTTGAAGCGCGTCATCAAAGCAAAGGATGGCACCTATGAGTGCATAATGACACGGATACAAGGCGTGACATTAGAAAGTTGCTGGCCGGACTtatccctcttcaccaccatccgaCTAGCCATCCAACTGCGAACAATAGTCCAAAGAATGAGAAGGATAACCCGACCAACGGCTGGCTCGTTGGGGACAGGGATATGCAGGAGTTTCTGGCTTGAGGAGTTTTACGGCGTGCCATCGCATGCCTCTGCCGCGGTGGTGGGACAAATCGTCAACTTCTGGTGCGGGTTTCAGAGTTATGGCCGggagaggaaaaaaacacTGGCTGAGCACAGAGAGAGTTGTGAGATGGTGGAGCAGGACGCGAGAAGGCAGGAGTTGGTGTTTACACACCACGACCTCGCCCCGAGGAACATCATCGTCGAGTCAGGGACGTCAAAACTGTGGCTGGTGGACTGGGACGAAAGCGGCTTTTACCCCCGATACTTTGAATATGCCGGCATGAGAAACCTCGAGTACCCGCCAGAATGGGGCTGGTACGGCGAATGGAGGTGGAAAATATTCTGCTGGATCGTCGCCGGGTTTTGTTCCTACGACAAACAAGCCGAGATGTTGAGGGATATCAGACAAAAGGCCGGGAGGTTCccaggagggaggaggttcaACATCAAAGCTGGGGTGACGCCTTCGGAGAGGCCAGTGGATGATTGA
- a CDS encoding hypothetical protein (COG:S; EggNog:ENOG503PR4Y), which produces MTDPGNRERGLRAAISNPRVSERAKQRDREILEQEFGESFETDPTSATTSGKKKASSEESNPDTSSRTFRASQTYGSRKTRSSSSGDLETSGPSASMSSTVDDSSIDGKDRGNVVRGLKAALTNPHVSEKAKDRDRKKLQELGESVE; this is translated from the exons ATGACTGACCCTGGGAACCGTGAGCGCGGCCTTCGGGCTGCTATCAGCAATCCCCGTGTGTCAGAGAGGGCCAAACAACGGGACCGAGAGATCTTGGAACAGGAATTTGGTGAATCGTTCGAAACTGATCCAACTTCCGCAACAACAAGTGGCAAAAAGAAGGCCTCTAGCGAGGAATCAAATCCGGACACATCATCGAGGACATTTCGAGCATCCCAAACATACGGCAGCAGGAAAACACGAAGTTCGTCCAGCGGTGATCTTGAAACCAGCGGTCCTTCGGCCAGCATGTCATCGACGGTTGATGACAGTAGCATCGACGGCAAGGACAGGGGTAACGT TGTTCGGGGCCTCAAAGCGGCACTTACAAATCCTCATGTCTCGGAAAAGGCCAAAGATCGGGATCGCAAGAAGTTGCAGGAACTAGGGGAGTCAGTAGAGTGA
- a CDS encoding hypothetical protein (COG:S; EggNog:ENOG503NUPT) produces the protein MKPLSRGPCMLRPSTSYASIQARNLFPQTRFTRHSSKMTTKPQPRPPPPENHTVELLRRHLTPVPPISQSSSTLTNFFAPFAHNDTKIILIGDSTHGTSEFYQARAELTKYFIQHHGFNIVAVEADWPDAEAIDKRVRPRSPSAPSLTQDSEKPFQRFPTWMWRNVEFQNFTKWLKEWNEGKDSKTEAVGFYGLDLYSLGKSMQAVVDYLNKIDPEMAKVAQKRYERMMMWAEEPHEYGLEALAAGFKGCEKDVMKILDSLLRKRVEYESMIWDGEEFHSGEQNARLVKDAEQYYKAMFYGRDESWNLRDKHMFETLNRIIKHRSRSTPSRAIVWAHNSHIGDARATSMGWSNDELNIGQLCKEAYGDQALTIGCLTNTGTVAAARKWDGDMQVMKVRPGLPNSYEQLMHATAVKNFVLDLRVGHCNEELIKALMEKRLERFVGVIYAPGTERQSHYSHAVLPEQFDGFIWFDETKHVGALEVHQPHTTVEFDETWPFGL, from the exons ATGAAACCGTTGTCCAGAGGACCTTGTATGTTGAGGCCTTCTACTTCGTATGCGAGTATTCAAGCTCGTAACCTGTTTCCTCAAACCCGTTTCACGAGACACTCGTCCAAAATGACCACCAAGCCacaaccccgcccccccccccctgaAAATCACACCGTAGAGCTTCTCCGCCGGCACCTCACACCCGTCCCACCCATCTCACAatcctcttcaaccctcaccaacttCTTCGCCCCCTTTGCCCACAACGATACCAAAATAATCCTAATCGGTGACTCCACCCACGGCACCTCGGAATTCTACCAAGCCCGCGCCGAACTCACAAAGTACTTTATCCAACACCACGGCTTCAACATCGTCGCCGTAGAAGCCGACTGGCCCGACGCCGAAGCCATCGACAAACGTGTCCGCCCTCGCTCCCCATCcgctccctccctcacccaagACAGCGAGAAGCCCTTTCAGCGCTTTCCCACTTGGATGTGGCGGAACGTCGAGTTTCAGAACTTTACCAAATGGTTGAAGGAGTGGAATGAAGGGAAGGACAGCAAGACTGAGGCAGTGGGGTTTTACGGGTTGGATTTGTATTCACTGGGCAAGTCAATGCAAGCTGTGGTGGATTACCTTAACAAAATTGATCCCGAGATGGCAAAGGTGGCACAAAAAAGGTACGAGAGAATGATGATGTGGGCGGAGGAGCCGCACGAGTATGGGCTGGAGGCGCTTGCGGCTGGGTTTAAGGGATGTGAGAAGGATGTGATGAAGATTTTGGATAGCttgctgaggaagagggttgaGTACGAGAGCATGatttgggatggggaggagtttCATTCTGGGGAGCAGAATGCGAGGTTGGTCAAAG ATGCGGAACAATATTACAAAGCGATGTTCTACGGCCGCGACGAGTCATGGAATCTGAGAGATAAACACATGTTTGAAACGTTGAACCGAATCATCAAGCACCGATCGAGGAGCACGCCGTCCAGGGCCATTGTCTGGGCGCATAACAGCCACATTGGCGATGCGCGTGCCACCAGTATGGGCTGGTCGAACGATGAACTCAATATCGGGCAACTCTGCAAAGAGGCCTACGGAGATCAAGCCCTTACCATAGGTTGTTTGACCAACACCGGAACAGTCGCTGCTGCTCGTAAGTGGGATGGAGACATGCAAGTCATGAAGGTACGACCTGGTCTGCCAAACAGCTACGAACAGTTAATGCACGCCACAGCTGTCAAGAACTTTGTTCTGGACCTGCGAGTTGGTCATTGCAACGAGGAGCTGATAAAGGCGCTCATGGAAAAACGGTTGGAGAGGTTTGTTGGAGTCATTTACGCTCCTGGCACTGAGAGGCAGTCGCATTACTCCCATGCTGTTTTGCCTGAACAGTTCGATGGTTTTATCTGGTTCGATGAGACCAAGCATGTCGGGGCACTCGAGGTGCACCAGCCCCATACGACAGTCGAATTTGATGAGACCTGGCCATTCGGTTTGTAA
- a CDS encoding hypothetical protein (EggNog:ENOG503P2EU; COG:S), producing the protein MSALQYKSSEEAEELLQRIRTGDDPAVVLGGTDSGGESQSPPAAVAPSVTESGSRTGSVDSRAPTSSSSTLVALSVSARLHDPVNLYLAALPSAKTMWAGVQSFYSSSGKLFHVFTVEQVNQHHRAVFGLDNRPKLDERVSIGCLAIVAAIGVQYNPNEFEKGTDELLYSAARLLYTDVLEFGPLLAIKVCTLLAMYNINNKGTVALAYIETGLTMCHRQSDTAGVCNADQLTEQEWVEFRKTWRTLMFFNSWLASTLGYISGADDSAFEKVVPLAENEVDIYTKELGERIQTEMTKISLLKAGILKNRLAYKDITTGGMDGIIKQLEDWHGKLPSDMQLTNLGNFNVSPHARWSIYHIHLLYLGAFILVYRRLAAQTIRSIKAGDESLLDTNNSTVIKLVKLGVEAGRDSARILGLLYADRGIFKRCWLVIFQTHTSCVVILHSAAQKMLHKHPESSWTEDMNRARGCLDVLRYCGTIDPVALRFLIRLSSIYEKLLEFGETCRSNRQRIEDWVPPPPDLVEDPAATPEPEVSSNTSEHPSAPSEKWEYLLRIPKDADPELAKLSVSLLYALCRPWGDPNARGTTEPTTVTQPCKSEMLERGLPSEKPNFFSSDVDWSREGASPPFRWDTRSMGICGISNKVTSKIVPPKMGPEVMFLGSEEPNGWSPAHDVEIYEDE; encoded by the exons ATGAGCGCGCTGCAGTACAAGTCCAGCGAGGAGGCCGAAGAGCTACTACAGCGCATCCGTACCGGAGATGATCCCgccgtcgtcctcggcggTACCGATAGCGGCGGCGAATCTCAAAGCCCTCCGGCAGCCGTCGCTCCAAGCGTGACGGAATCCGGCTCTCGGACAGGTTCCGTGGATTCACGGGCGCcgacatcttcctcctcgacgtTGGTGGCTTTATCCGTGTCAGCAAGGCTACACGACCCGGTGAACTTGTATCTCGCTGCCCTCCCCAGTGCAAAAACAATGTGGGCTGGTGTCCAGAGCTTCTACAGCTCTAGCGGCAAACTGTTTCATGTCTTCACAGTCGAACAGGTCAATCAGCATCATAGGGCAGTGTTCGGTTTGGACAACCGGCCCAAGCTTGACGAACGGGTCTCTATTGGCTGCCTCGCCATCGTCGCAGCCATCGGTGTCCAATACAACCCCAATGAGTTCGAAAAAGGGACAGATGAACTTCTCTATTCTGCTGCTCGCCTGTTGTACACGGATGTCCTCGAGTTTGGGCCCCTGCTGGCCATCAAAGTCTGCACCTTGCTTGCCATGTACAATATCAACAACAAGGGGACTGTTGCTCTGGCATACATCGAGACAGGACTTACCATGTGCCACCGACAAAGCGACACTGCTGGAGTCTGCAACGCCGACCAGTTGACCGAGCAGGAATGGGTCGAGTTCCGAAAAACTTGGAGGACTTTGATGTTCTTCAACAGCTGGCTTGCCTCTACCCTTGGCTACATCTCCGGCGCTGATGACTCGGCTTTTGAAAAGGTGGTGCCA CTTGCAGAGAACGAAGTCGACATTTACACAAAGGAACTTGGAGAGA GGATTCAAACCGAAATGACCAAGATATCCTTACTCAAGGCAGGAATCTTGAAGAATCGTCTGGCTTACAaagacatcaccaccggcggtATGGATGGTATCATCAAGCAGCTTGAGGACTGGCACGGAAAGCTCCCATCCGATATGCAACTGACAAACCTGGGAAACTTCAACGTCTCACCGCATGCCCGTTGGTCCATTTACCACATTCATCTACTCTACCTTGGTGCTTTCATACTGGTCTATCGCAGGCTAGCTGCCCAGACGATCCGGTCTATCAAGGCAGGGGATGAGAGTCTCCTAGACACCAATAATTCCACTGTTATCAAGCTGGTCAAATTGGGTGTGGAGGCAGGTAGGGACTCCGCTCGGATCCTTGGGCTCCTCTACGCTGATAGAGGCATCTTCAAGCGCTGCTGGCTGGTCAT CTTCCAAACCCACACATCATGTGTCGTTATCCTGCACTCGGCCGCTCAGAAGATGCTTCATAAGCATCCCGAGTCATCGTGGACTGAGGACATGAACAGGGCCCGAGGCTGCCTCGATGTCCTTCGCTACTGCGGAACCATTGATCCCGTCGCCCTGCGCTTCCTTATCAGATTGTCTAGTATTTACGAAAAGCTCCTGGAATTCGGTGAAACATGCCGATCTAACAGACAACGGATTGAGGACTGGGTTCCTCCGCCACCCGACCTTGTGGAGGACCCGGCAGCCACCCCGGAGCCGGAGGTGTCTAGCAATACCTCTGAACACCCCAGCGCCCCGTCGGAAAAGTGGGAGTATCTGCTCCGCATCCCCAAGGACGCCGACCCTGAACTGGCCAAGCTATCCGTCTCACTTCTCTATGCGCTTTGCCGGCCCTGGGGAGACCCTAACGCGCGCGGTACCACCGagcccaccaccgtcacGCAGCCGTGCAAATCCGAGATGCTCGAGCGAGGTTTACCTTCGGAGAAACCCAATTTCTTCTCTAGCGATGTTGACTGGAGCCGCGAGGGGGCATCGCCTCCCTTCCGATGGGACACAAGAAGCATGGGTATTTGCGGCATCAGCAACAAGGTCACGTCCAAGATTGTTCCGCCCAAGATGGGGCCAGAGGTGATGTTTTTGGGAAGCGAGGAGCCGAACGGGTGGTCACCGGCACATGATGTGGAGATTTATGAGGATGaatga
- a CDS encoding hypothetical protein (antiSMASH:Cluster_5; EggNog:ENOG503NXEU; COG:S), with protein MASTTTSAALDVIRGAMLDAVKATDFTPEDLQRIFKELGASQEKLRAIMNVWFGPNGGFRPTFVEEKGHAFSGLQDVEILTTSDPPSVQTPDRMFDLETGNLVHRPAIGERGQYCMLSHRWKGAEVSLGDITRARGKYLERAKAGLQAMGTASQRSDVQMLLEQCHLDISAQEAAVKELYLATQSSGTLETFSLANLLDRRLKGKSAESYLNWAKGEEQKKRAELRFAEMESKIFSNLISSTRRAIDDAGGERLQMPPVVQEKKQAFDKAKKQVEIAEKHYTAAVGEIDYFKNHFMLRDAVDGIVPLLEKWKSAIKIDRSVKKAGEIFKTKLFRRREKCYLWNDTCCINKMDFGELSQSLSLMGDWYADAEFTLVQLDNKVLEDDEWDASGTDAAQDWREFQKEHGEEPEPYLKDLPLRERSTVQGFEHIVDWKPEWSTRAWTLQELVMSKTTFYVNADWATISRPVESLGYLYHLIPFIALYTQRDKQNFFAFGDGTLTAEVLRDLLAGYVPDEMKYIHECTEKEHTSPPNRETGGAGDVMSKAKIETAQIERAHLLIMLLHNLGVQFPGDLAMETATSQLAHVVYNAAVDLVEGGEDDPKTILLARLTHHVVKKKVEIGEEDALNAINFVLRCLVDETLQLVLDDRKYVAKFSKLEKLGDWQDGKKRCGFSAENVLEASGCRRATVAIDRAYALMGVLGVRFPTFPAEGYATALARLLDQVIITHNDVSVFNWTGMAAGSPVRGRSLYPSSQQAYGNQKDHGKHYNLQLSQVTQGKMEEIMKTYGETISVLRRAIDAVKDKDQKDIPFDWIVGVIGVVRGSDFHQLKERFISVGKVVAYILQHCVKKVSEKGAVPGEAPASGGDGTVLERRGTGLTGGLTKGFSFSSLPSPTMSLPSPSLSLPSPSLSMSGFKIGIGGSKKEGPVVESPKKASRLSSFTKKSSSFGIGRATPDPAAESAPSPIVEAPPPVPPTLQALTNENVLSDGPSRPEWVPYDSEVKGHLEYLSASVEDIQGRNLQPKELPKTILDVDHKSVLAQLDQHSKKADVKTRLGFGFDFDESSTICPNPIIVNNSGIQSLFDIQRVIVTFLDCDRLRARIAKAVTPKDRISGWCSISTGFARVISSFSCEKRLLEQELNAVEGIESRVLKEQHKSKAEKRSAQIGAEVVASPISPANGGETLERGQEEKKGDSFVDIDKETDEERLVSRMIEFIQEPQLELVAGEWVLARFSGVPGAKWFLCHLELGSARGKFYGHRIPTGEIDFTNSTPEPGLVKAWQVYMERKKSKMCHLLERYLKSRENAKHGEAKLKQAKKTLADVAAGVMPEGHSMDDDDEEGTLVDKDSESEDEESTLFDADEKDEEGDSSWRKFKEQSKEAARELGEFTVFLAQEKFWLWRAERLERKLSTAVLKRTPAILRTAVENVSDNKGLLPGMYHSAVGVHMF; from the exons ATGGCATCgacaaccacctccgccgccttggaTGTCATCAGGGGGGCGATGCTGGATGCGGTCAAAGCAACCGACTTCACGCCGGAGGACCTCCAGAGAATTTTCAAGGAGCTGGGCGCCAGTCAAGAGAAGCTTAGAGCCATAATGAATGTGTGGTTCGGACCCAACGGCGGCTTCAGGCCTACCTTtgttgaagaaaaaggtCACGCATTCTCTGGGCTTCAAGACGTGGAAATACTGACCACCTCGGACCCCCCTTCGGTTCAAACACCTGACCGCATGTTTGACCTTGAAACCGGCAATCTGGTCCATCGTCCAGCAATTGGGGAGCGAGGCCAGTACTGCATGCTCTCCCATCGGTGGAAGGGAGCAGAAGTCTCGCTCGGCGACATTACGCGGGCGCGTGGAAAGTACCTGGAGCGTGCTAAGGCCGGGCTACAAGCGATGGGAACCGCATCTCAGAGGAGTGACGTGCAGATGTTGCTAGAGCAGTGCCATCTCGACATCTCCGCGCAAGAGGCAGCAGTGAAGGAGCTGTATCTCGCCACACAGTCGTCGGGCACTTTAGAGACCTTCAGTCTGGCCAATCTGCTGGACCGGCGACTCAAGGGGAAAAGTGCCGAAAGCTACCTGAACTGGGCTAAGGGTgaggagcaaaagaaaagggcCGAACTCAGGTTTGCCGAGATGGAGAGCAAGATCTTCAGCaacctcatcagcagcactCGCAGGGCCATAGATGATGCGGGCGGTGAACGCTTGCAGATGCCTCCTGTGGTTCAGGAGAAAAAACAAGCTTTCGACAAGGCAAAGAAGCAGGTGGAGATTGCCGAGAAGCATTACACGGCCGCTGTTGGGGAGATCGACTACTTTAAGAACCATTTCATGCTCCGAGATGCTGTTGACGGGATTGTACCGCTTTTAGAGAAGTGGAAATCCGCCATCAAGATTGACCGGAGTGTCAAGAAGGCAGGCGAAATCTTCAAGACAAAGCTCTTTCGGCGACGCGAGAAGTGCTACTTGTGGAACGACACCTGTTGCATCAACAAGATGGATTTTGGCGAGCTGTCGCAGTCGCTTTCTCTCATGGGCGATTGGTACGCAGATGCCGAATTTACTCTTGTCCAGCTGGATAACAAAGTGCTAGAGGATGACGAGTGGGATGCTTCAGGCACTGATGCTGCACAGGACTGGCGTGAGTTCCAGAAGGAGCATGGTGAAGAGCCAGAGCCGTATCTTAAGGATCTGCCCCTCCGGGAAAGGAGCACAGTTCAAGGATTCGAGCACATTGTGGATTGGAAACCAGAATGGTCAACCAGAGCATGGACTCTCCAAGAGCTGGTCATGAGCAAGACCACTTTCTACGTGAATGCAGACTGGGCCACTATCAGCCGCCCAGTTGAGAGCCTCGGTTACCTCTATCATCTCATTCCTTTCATTGCTCTATACACGCAACGAGACAAGCAGAACTTCTTCGCCTTTGGCGACGGCACTCTAACCGCTGAAGTTCTTCGAGACCTGCTGGCCGGCTACGTTCCTGATGAGATGAAGTACATTCATGAGTGCACCGAGAAAGAGCACACAAGTCCGCCGAACCGGGAAAcggggggtgctggtgacGTGATGAGCAAGGCAAAGATAGAGACTGCTCAGATCGAGAGGGCGCATCTCCTGATAATGCTGCTTCACAACCTGGGCGTCCAATTTCCAGGAGATCTGGCGATGGAGACAGCCACTTCACAGCTGGCGCATGTGGTATACAATGCAGCCGTGGACCTcgtcgagggcggcgaggatgatcCAAAAACTATCCTTCTCGCCCGTCTTACGCATCATGTGGTGAAGAAAAAGGTGGAgattggagaagaagacgctCTTAACGCCATCAACTTCGTGCTTCGATGTTTGGTTGACGAGACCCTACAGCTCGTCCTGGACGACAGGAAATACGTGGCCAAGTTCAGCAAACTTGAGAAGCTGGGCGACTGGCAGGacgggaagaagaggtgtgGCTTTTCTGCAGAAAACGTACTTGAGGCCTCTGGATGTCGAAGGGCAACAGTCGCCATTGACCGCGCTTATGCTCTGATGGGCGTCCTGGGCGTGCGGTTTCCTACCTTTCCTGCAGAAGGCTATGCCACGGCACTGGCACGGCTGCTGGATCAGGTTATCATCACCCACAATGATGTCTCAGTTTTCAACTGGACTGGAATGGCCGCGGGGAGTCCCGTCCGCGGTCGTTCTTTATACCCATCTTCACAACAAGCTTATGGCAACCAAAAGGACCATGGCAAACATTACAACCTCCAGCTCTCTCAGGTTACTCAGGGCAAGATGGAAGAGATCATGAAGACTTATGGCGAAACCATCTCCGTGCTGCGACGAGCTATTGATGCAGTCAAAGACAAGGATCAAAAGGACATTCCGTTTGACTGGATTGTTGGAGTTATTGGCGTGGTGCGGGGGTCCGACTTTCACCAGCTGAAGGAGCGTTTCATCAGTGTTGGAAAGGTCGTGGCTTATATTCTCCAGCATTGCGTGAAGAAGGTTTCTGAGAAGGGAGCGGTACCTGGAGAAGCCCCGGCCAGTGGCGGTGATGGTACCGTCCTTGAGCGCAGGGGCACAGGGCTAACAGGAGGGCTCACCAAAGGCTTCTCATTTTCATCTCTTCCTAGCCCAACAATGTCGCTGCCGAGCCCATCGCTGTCGCTCCCGAGTCCGTCGCTGTCGATGTCGGGATTCAAGATCGGCATAGGAGGTTCAAAAAAGGAGGGGCCGGTTGTGGAGTCGCCCAAGAAAGCCTCCAGGCTCTCTTCGTTCACGAAGaagtcttcttcttttggtaTCGGCAGAGCGACACCGGACCCGGCTGCTGAGTCTGCCCCATCGCCAATTGTTGAAGCCCCTCCACCGGTACCACCAACACTTCAGGCCCTCACAAACGAGAATGTCTTGTCAGATGGCCCGTCAAGGCCAGAGTGGGTGCCCTATGACTCTGAGGTCAAGGGGCACCTCGAGTATCTCTCTGCGTCAGTGGAAGACATACAAGGACGAAATCTTCAACCAAAGGAATTGCCGAAGACCATTCTCGATGTTGACCACAAGTCAGTCCTTGCCCAGCTGGATCAGCACTCGAAGAAGGCCGATGTCAAGACTCGCCTGGGCTTCGGtttcgactttgacgagaGTAGCACGATTTGCCCGaaccccatcatcgtcaacaactCCGGAATACAAAGTCTATTCGATATTCAACGAGTCATTGTCACCTTCTTGGATTGCGATCGGCTGCGAGCCCGGATTGCCAAGGCTGTGACACCGAAGGACAGGATTTCGGGTTGGTGCTCGATCAGTACCGGATTTGCCAGAGTGATTTCGAGCTTCTCGTGTGAGAAGAGGCTGTTGGAGCAGGAGCTGAATGCAGTGGAGGGGATTGAAAGTCgggtgttgaaggagcaACACAAGAGcaaggcggagaagaggtCGGCTCAGATAGGAGCTGAGGTGGTGGCATCTCCAATCAGCCCCGCAAATGGCGGGGAGACGTTGGAAAGGggacaagaggaaaagaagggcgACAGTTTCGTTGATATTGACAAGGAAACGGACGAGGAACGGTTGGTCAGTAGAATGATCGAGTTCATTCAGGAGCCGCAACTGGAGTTGGTGGCAGGAGAATG GGTGCTCGCTCGCTTCTCAGGAGTGCCGGGTGCCAAGTGGTTTCTTTGCCATCTCGAGCTGGGCTCCGCTCGCGGCAAATTCTATGGGCACCGCATCCCCACCGGTGAGATTGATTTTACCAACTCTACGCCAGAGCCCGGTTTAGTGAAAGCGTGGCAAGTCTACATGGAGcgcaagaagagcaagatgTGCCACCTTCTTGAGCGCTATCTTAAGAGCCGCGAGAACGCAAAACATGGAGAggccaagctcaagcagGCGAAGAAGACTCTCGCCGACGTAGCTGCTGGGGTTATGCCAGAGGGACACAGTatggacgacgacgacgaagaagggACTCTCGTTGACAAAGACAGCGAGTCTGAAGATGAGGAATCAACTCTCTTCGATGCTGATGAAAAGGACGAGGAAGGTGATTCGTCATGGAGAAAGTTCAAGGAACAGAGCAAGGAGGCCGCCAGGGAGCTGGGAGAGTTCACAGTGTTTTTGGCGCAAGAGAAGttttggttgtggagggCAGAGAGGCTTGAGCGAAAATTGAGCACGGCGGTGTTGAAGAGAACACCGGCAATCCTAAGAACGGCTGTGGAGAATGTGAGTGACAACAAGGGGTTGTTGCCGGGGATGTATCATTCCGCTGTGGGGGTGCATATGTTTTAG
- a CDS encoding hypothetical protein (EggNog:ENOG503P79F) — protein sequence MASYHRVLEVFGRSIDQKSLECDYDIHPWDILINSERWSGKVRLIGFVDSFFLICYSGVSRFEHGLLIYKDDEIIRNTLKSANVIAESLELEVLNPKRVKENNEEPTYFKFVSEKGGLDYNITTLGHPVGLTTQYPASSLKKYDIKLRKGRDVVMRKRIRRGVTQHNFFGLLHDSVRLGVVTQAELIGTIIGKTIGGSTFEDVAGKYLDALSGAKGSRNLALSGERT from the exons ATGGCCTCTTACCACCGTGTCCTGGAGGTCTTCGGTCGCTCAATCGATCAGAAGTCCCTCGAATGCGATTA CGACATTCACCCTTGGGACATCCTCATCAATAGCGAACGATGGTCAGGAAAGGTCCGGCTGATAGGTTTCGTGGACTCGTTCTTCCTGATCTGTTACTCGGGCGTGTCCCGCTTCGAGCATGGTCTATTGATCTACA aggatgacgagattATACGAAACACGTTGAAGTCCGCCAATGTCATCGCAGAGAGTCTTGAACTTGAGGTGCTGAATCCCAAGCGAGTCAAGGAGAACAATG AGGAACCGACGTACTTCAAATTCGTCAGTGAGAAGGGCGGCCTCGACTACAACATCACGACCCTCGGGCATCCTGTTGGTCTTACGACCCAATACCCCGCTTCTTCGCTCAAGAAGTATGACATCAAGTTGAGAAAGGGGAGAGATGTAGTCATGCGGA AACGCATCCGTCGTGGCGTCACTCAACACAACTTTTTCGGCCTCCTGCACGATTCCGTCCGGCTCGGTGTTGTCACGCAAGCTGAGTTGATCGGAACTATTATTGGCAAAACTATCGGTGGGTCGACGTTTGAGGATGTCGCTGGGAAGTACCTCGATGCTCTGTCGGGGGCCAAGGGGTCGAGAAACTTGGCCCTGTCTGGAGAGAGGACATAG